The region GCAATTACTTGATTGTCAATGATCCCGCGGTGACGGATTTGAACACCACCAAACCTGAGTACACCAATCTTTCTGGAAACATGGAAGCCATTGGTATATTCGGATCCTATACCACCGACCGTCGGTATGCGATCATGCAGGCTTGCAGCGAGTATTTGCTCGGCCTCAACAACAGGGCACAGCCCGTTGGCTGCACCTGGGACTGATTCCGGCTTGCGTCGGGAATACACTTGGGAACTTGTTTCGCCTTTGCCATCTCTGGCGAAACACTTGCATAAAAGGGTTGAATTGCTGTAATTCAGGGAGAAAGCGATGAAACTCGGCGATTGGCTTTGCTTGCTCTTGCTGGTTTTGGGAGCCTCCTGCAATCCGGAGGTAGATATCTATGCGCCTGAACGTGAGCTTTATGCAGTGTATGGCGTGCTGAATCCCAAGTCTTCACAGCAGCTGGTATCCATCACCAAGGTTTTTCAAAGTGAAGGCGATCCAGGCCTGTATGCTGCAACCAATGACTTGAGTGCGCGTGGCTTAAATGTCGAGTTGCACAGCGATTCCACGGTGCTTCGAGCCAATTTGATCGAAATTCCCGATTCGATGTCAGGGCTATTCCCCTTGACCACAGGAGTTTACCAGTTCCAAACCACAGGTGCGGATGTCCTGAAACCGGGGGAGCGTTATGACTTGCTCATTACCAAGCCCGACGAACCAGAATTCCGTATTTCGGCGCATACTGAAATTCCGACGGCTCCGATCTTGATTTCGCCGGAGGGCCCTTACTATTCTGCAATGCATCAGACATTCACCTATCCCACCATTGACTTTTCGGAGGAAGTGGGCGTGACATTTCGCCGCGGAACCGGAATCGGCTTTGAAATCAGGGTCTATGTCAAATTTTGGGATGGATCCACTGAGCGGACCGCAATGTGGGGACCAACCCCCATTTTCTTGGAACCTAAACGTTGTCAGGCTGACTTGGCCAATGGCCAAATGTGCCGCATCATTCCGAAAAGATCGGTCACCAACGCCCTGCATTCGGTATTTGCAGACTTTCAGCCTGACACGGTTTATGTGCATGACACGATAAAAGTCGCTCATGTGTTGGATCAGCTGAGCAAGAAGTCTTGGTTGGAGGTCACATGTGTGGATTCGGCGCTCACGTACTACTTGTATGCCAACAATCCATTTGGTTTTGGAACCAATATGTTGATCGACAAGCAGGAATATTCCAACATCAGTGGCGACAATATCGGCATCTTCGGCTCCATCAATACAACATTTCGCTACTTCTTTTTGGGTTCCTGTTCGAGGTGGCTAGCTGGCTTGCGCGGTGCTCAGCCGACAGGATGTGACCGATAATCTGCATTCATTTCTGCCAAATCTGCCAACTTGTCACAACCCTGACGCATTTCAGCATTGATTTTCGGCCAATGCGACAGGCTGCCACAGATGGCACTATCCTTGTTTCAGTGATTCCAAATTCAAGAAGAGAAT is a window of Bacteroidota bacterium DNA encoding:
- a CDS encoding DUF4249 family protein, which translates into the protein MKLGDWLCLLLLVLGASCNPEVDIYAPERELYAVYGVLNPKSSQQLVSITKVFQSEGDPGLYAATNDLSARGLNVELHSDSTVLRANLIEIPDSMSGLFPLTTGVYQFQTTGADVLKPGERYDLLITKPDEPEFRISAHTEIPTAPILISPEGPYYSAMHQTFTYPTIDFSEEVGVTFRRGTGIGFEIRVYVKFWDGSTERTAMWGPTPIFLEPKRCQADLANGQMCRIIPKRSVTNALHSVFADFQPDTVYVHDTIKVAHVLDQLSKKSWLEVTCVDSALTYYLYANNPFGFGTNMLIDKQEYSNISGDNIGIFGSINTTFRYFFLGSCSRWLAGLRGAQPTGCDR